The following proteins come from a genomic window of Novosphingobium aromaticivorans DSM 12444:
- a CDS encoding glycoside hydrolase family 108 protein yields MTAFDAALKVILKHEGGWVNNPRDPGGETCLGVTKRTWQQWTGRIDVNMKALTPAKVAPLYKAWYWDKVGGDDLPAPIALCAFDFGVNAGPGRAVKLLQLIVGAERDGQMGRKTLQATQQYVQAHGIAKLVRAYQNARRDYYKALDTFDTFGRGWLRRVDAVETEALRLIK; encoded by the coding sequence ATGACCGCGTTTGACGCTGCGTTGAAGGTCATCCTCAAGCACGAGGGCGGTTGGGTAAATAATCCTCGGGATCCCGGTGGTGAAACTTGCCTTGGGGTCACCAAGCGCACGTGGCAGCAATGGACGGGCCGCATCGACGTAAACATGAAGGCCCTGACGCCTGCCAAGGTCGCACCGCTCTACAAGGCATGGTATTGGGACAAGGTGGGCGGCGATGATCTACCCGCGCCCATTGCCCTTTGCGCCTTCGACTTCGGCGTGAACGCTGGACCGGGCAGGGCGGTAAAGCTCCTGCAACTGATCGTCGGTGCCGAGCGTGACGGCCAGATGGGCCGCAAGACGCTACAAGCCACGCAACAGTACGTGCAGGCCCATGGCATCGCCAAGCTGGTCCGTGCCTACCAGAACGCGCGCCGGGACTACTACAAGGCGCTGGATACCTTCGACACGTTCGGACGGGGTTGGCTGCGTCGCGTCGATGCGGTGGAAACCGAAGCCCTAAGGCTCATCAAGTGA
- a CDS encoding DUF2493 domain-containing protein: MKIVVTGGRDFGDFALVTRALSAVHRKHGITALIQGGADGADRLCAEWGWDNGIPVATFNADWKTHGKRAGPLRNQRMIDEGTPDAAIAFPGGRGTADMLGRLQAAGIPTWDLRNHR; the protein is encoded by the coding sequence ATGAAAATCGTGGTCACAGGCGGTCGTGATTTCGGGGATTTTGCCCTTGTAACTCGGGCACTTTCCGCCGTTCACCGCAAGCACGGCATCACTGCACTGATACAAGGTGGTGCCGATGGAGCTGACCGACTGTGTGCGGAATGGGGATGGGATAACGGCATCCCGGTCGCCACTTTCAATGCAGACTGGAAGACGCACGGAAAGCGAGCAGGTCCATTGCGTAACCAGCGTATGATCGATGAAGGCACCCCCGACGCGGCAATTGCTTTTCCCGGAGGAAGGGGAACTGCCGATATGCTGGGGAGATTGCAGGCCGCTGGCATTCCGACTTGGGATTTGCGCAATCACCGCTAA
- a CDS encoding phage tailspike protein — MTARVGNPFPFFLDRSGLPLDGGSIYVGTAGDDPEISPVTVYLDSALSIVAPQPLQVVGGLICNDGNPTAFYVSGSNYSMRVRDADGAEVFYVASAVVGADDYQPLDADLTAIAALATTPYGRAILTAASAAAARSYLGIVDSLPLTGGTVSGNVVRSSAGPHLYHTDNSYVSGRVFVTANGAADPTSQVGDVWLELSA, encoded by the coding sequence ATGACCGCGCGTGTGGGCAACCCTTTCCCGTTCTTCCTCGACCGTTCGGGCCTCCCACTTGATGGCGGCTCGATCTACGTCGGCACAGCAGGCGATGACCCGGAAATTTCCCCGGTCACGGTCTATCTGGACAGCGCCCTGTCCATCGTCGCGCCGCAGCCTCTCCAGGTGGTCGGCGGGCTGATCTGCAACGACGGCAACCCAACCGCATTCTATGTCAGCGGCTCGAACTATTCGATGCGGGTTCGTGATGCGGACGGCGCGGAGGTGTTCTATGTCGCCTCTGCGGTTGTCGGTGCGGACGATTACCAGCCCCTTGATGCGGACCTAACGGCCATTGCCGCTCTCGCAACGACACCTTACGGGCGGGCGATCCTGACGGCTGCCTCTGCGGCGGCGGCGCGCTCCTATCTCGGCATTGTGGACAGCCTCCCGCTTACGGGTGGCACGGTTAGCGGCAACGTGGTGCGTTCGAGCGCAGGCCCGCACCTCTATCATACCGACAACTCCTACGTTTCGGGCCGGGTTTTCGTGACGGCCAACGGCGCTGCTGATCCCACCTCGCAGGTCGGGGATGTCTGGCTGGAGCTTTCCGCATGA